From the genome of Segatella hominis, one region includes:
- a CDS encoding DUF6712 family protein, protein MIDITINIFETVLPFVGTASEDVFYKMTGHFETTYDDLVANIIGQDCEGEATKEGTPLFTQIERYVMIATFLDRLHSQDIIMTDNGFGVVNNDNIAPASQARVDALERELTYRRDMARHNIINELRRVDGWAETEQALDNIRSFFWSPVLLRPFYYVNRKLTFDDLASFRSNIDTAENFLRKQLSDDLIDQLLSEERKATFEINHRAAKLKILDFIALFLPKNGDITDRQDTHGSFESLLRFIEDHLDDFAKYRDSTAYKANHMQAYENKADDTTFFFAG, encoded by the coding sequence ATGATTGATATTACCATTAATATATTCGAGACGGTCTTGCCGTTCGTTGGGACTGCATCTGAAGATGTATTCTATAAGATGACAGGTCACTTTGAGACCACATACGATGATCTTGTGGCAAACATTATAGGGCAAGATTGTGAGGGCGAGGCCACCAAGGAGGGCACACCCTTGTTTACTCAGATTGAGAGATACGTCATGATAGCCACATTCCTGGACAGGCTTCACTCACAAGACATCATCATGACCGACAATGGCTTCGGGGTGGTAAACAACGATAATATCGCTCCGGCCTCACAGGCTCGCGTCGATGCCTTGGAGCGTGAGTTGACTTACAGACGTGATATGGCAAGACACAACATAATCAATGAGCTTCGCCGTGTCGATGGATGGGCAGAGACGGAGCAAGCCCTTGACAATATACGGTCTTTCTTTTGGTCACCGGTCTTGCTGCGCCCGTTCTATTACGTCAATCGCAAGCTGACGTTCGACGACCTTGCATCCTTCAGGTCAAATATCGATACTGCAGAGAATTTTCTTCGCAAGCAGCTCTCCGATGACTTGATTGACCAGTTACTAAGCGAGGAGCGCAAGGCTACATTTGAGATTAATCATCGAGCAGCTAAGCTCAAAATACTCGATTTCATCGCGTTGTTCCTGCCAAAAAATGGCGATATCACAGACAGACAAGATACCCATGGCTCATTCGAGAGTCTTCTTCGTTTCATAGAAGATCATCTCGATGACTTCGCCAAATATAGAGACTCAACCGCCTACAAGGCCAATCACATGCAAGCGTATGAAAACAAAGCTGATGACACAACCTTCTTCTTTGCTGGCTGA
- a CDS encoding pilus assembly protein HicB, with product MAKNVMLILEYGDGGYSCYNDKPLGNYAVIDGDGATAEEAKADFMKALQECRDDDPDNKDLQDLTFTYKYDVQAFFKEFSFLNATEIARRAGINPSLMRQYVSGVKTAGEKTYQRLNACMNSIKADLQATVF from the coding sequence ATGGCAAAGAATGTAATGCTGATTTTAGAATATGGTGATGGCGGATATTCTTGTTACAATGATAAGCCATTGGGTAATTATGCAGTCATTGATGGCGATGGGGCTACCGCTGAGGAGGCAAAGGCTGATTTCATGAAAGCTTTGCAGGAGTGCAGGGATGATGATCCTGATAACAAGGACTTGCAAGACTTGACTTTTACATATAAGTACGACGTGCAAGCCTTCTTCAAGGAATTTTCGTTCCTCAACGCCACGGAGATTGCCAGACGTGCAGGCATCAACCCATCGCTCATGCGCCAGTATGTAAGTGGAGTCAAGACCGCTGGAGAGAAGACATACCAGCGACTCAATGCTTGCATGAACAGTATTAAAGCGGATTTACAAGCAACCGTCTTCTGA
- a CDS encoding type II toxin-antitoxin system HicA family toxin — MKHNQLYNELTKAGCFITRHGAEHDEWFNPKNGMKIRIPRHGSHEVKTGLLRRIKKTLLGP, encoded by the coding sequence ATGAAACACAATCAATTGTACAATGAGTTGACTAAAGCAGGATGCTTTATCACTCGACATGGTGCCGAGCACGATGAATGGTTCAATCCCAAGAATGGGATGAAAATCAGAATTCCAAGACATGGTAGCCATGAGGTTAAGACAGGGTTGCTTAGACGCATTAAAAAGACGTTGCTCGGACCATAA
- a CDS encoding DUF5053 domain-containing protein, with product MEIVAKTNQVKDSAVKQRIQDIQLLVSWREIARTYFGKSSSWLYHKLDGIDGNGGVGGFTEEEKVMLRGALCEVSNRIRAAADRI from the coding sequence ATGGAAATTGTAGCAAAAACAAACCAGGTTAAGGACAGTGCCGTAAAGCAGCGCATTCAGGATATCCAGTTATTGGTATCATGGCGCGAGATAGCACGCACTTATTTTGGAAAATCGTCATCATGGCTCTACCACAAGCTTGATGGTATCGATGGTAATGGTGGTGTAGGTGGTTTCACCGAAGAGGAAAAAGTAATGCTCCGTGGAGCACTATGCGAGGTTTCAAATCGCATTCGTGCTGCAGCGGATAGAATCTAA
- a CDS encoding ArsR family transcriptional regulator, giving the protein MNLKYELNEKEAELIEAIRNYRLSYPDGYPQLLWYAQQLFDDLVDMPE; this is encoded by the coding sequence ATGAATTTAAAGTACGAATTAAACGAAAAAGAAGCGGAACTGATAGAGGCTATTAGAAATTACAGGCTATCTTACCCAGATGGTTATCCGCAATTATTATGGTATGCCCAGCAGCTTTTTGATGACTTGGTTGACATGCCAGAGTAA
- the radC gene encoding RadC family protein — protein sequence MMIRQNYNDLCMEERPQYRAYNYGMDTLSNVELLSLVMNRGAGTKESLQQARQIYNIMGESLRNIKRARIEELEVVQGVGDCKAIAIQAAIELGRRYQMEKVARQTDLGSSLALYNFLLPQMEDNEKERFFVVLMNQNFRLIKCIKLSEGGLTETAVDVRLIMKEAVLNNATILAVAHNHPSNNATPSKADEEVTLKIHKACQIMRLFFMDHIIITEDGFYSFHDKGKL from the coding sequence ATGATGATACGACAAAATTATAACGACCTTTGCATGGAGGAAAGACCTCAATACAGAGCCTACAACTACGGCATGGACACCCTCAGCAACGTGGAACTTCTATCGCTTGTGATGAACAGAGGGGCAGGAACAAAAGAGAGCCTACAGCAGGCACGACAGATTTATAATATTATGGGCGAGAGCCTACGTAATATCAAGCGTGCGAGAATTGAGGAACTCGAAGTGGTGCAGGGTGTAGGCGACTGCAAGGCGATAGCCATACAAGCCGCCATCGAACTCGGAAGACGCTACCAAATGGAAAAGGTGGCTCGGCAGACCGACCTCGGCAGTAGCTTGGCACTCTATAACTTTCTTCTCCCTCAGATGGAGGACAACGAGAAAGAACGTTTCTTCGTGGTGCTGATGAATCAGAACTTCAGGCTGATAAAGTGCATCAAACTCAGCGAGGGAGGACTGACGGAAACTGCGGTCGATGTACGATTGATAATGAAAGAAGCGGTGCTCAACAATGCCACTATCTTAGCCGTGGCACATAACCACCCGTCCAACAATGCCACGCCAAGCAAGGCTGATGAAGAAGTAACTTTGAAGATACACAAGGCTTGCCAAATCATGCGCCTTTTCTTCATGGACCACATCATCATCACAGAGGATGGCTTCTATAGCTTCCACGACAAAGGCAAGCTATAA
- a CDS encoding ComF family protein, whose amino-acid sequence MKTFNYYEYNSKRFDRSAKAEQVRNFIFAFKDGKKWATDYAADMVAKSFSQTYGDKAGDFVLVCAPAANSKKYTKRFSRFASKVSQGAKVQNGNDHLFIYGERTAKHNSANHVSESFGYRVALDREYFKGKKVIIFDDVITSGATAQEFASQLAECGAEVMGAMFLARTKRMYN is encoded by the coding sequence ATGAAGACTTTCAACTATTACGAGTACAACTCCAAGCGTTTCGACCGCTCAGCCAAGGCAGAGCAAGTAAGAAACTTCATCTTTGCCTTCAAGGATGGCAAGAAGTGGGCGACAGACTATGCAGCCGACATGGTGGCAAAGTCATTCTCTCAGACCTATGGCGACAAAGCCGGAGACTTCGTGCTTGTTTGCGCTCCAGCCGCCAACTCCAAGAAATACACCAAGCGTTTCTCTCGTTTCGCCTCCAAGGTGAGCCAAGGGGCTAAGGTACAGAACGGCAACGACCATCTTTTCATCTATGGCGAGCGCACAGCCAAGCACAACAGCGCAAACCATGTTTCTGAAAGCTTCGGCTACAGGGTGGCACTCGATAGAGAGTATTTCAAGGGCAAGAAGGTCATCATCTTCGACGATGTGATAACAAGCGGAGCGACCGCCCAAGAGTTTGCAAGCCAACTCGCTGAATGTGGCGCCGAGGTCATGGGTGCCATGTTCCTCGCAAGAACCAAAAGAATGTATAACTAA
- a CDS encoding C4-dicarboxylate ABC transporter yields the protein MANKVKVSDLLRPISEVQTQAYFGRHLHTLGLIKWILSQTGSAEVWVSSYSTSEEFLRGFRLMRQSDSIRSAKMLLDVKASKKTVQLWRMMQACFDEVYLGENHSKVILFRAADCVASVVTSQNQTYGSRDESTIVTTEPQVFYDLLHGYLEHCTNKSLKINGNYTGIDEKRARLGRDFDSDIGDVRPFGY from the coding sequence ATGGCAAACAAGGTTAAGGTCTCAGACCTCTTGCGTCCCATCAGCGAAGTGCAGACGCAAGCCTACTTCGGACGGCATCTGCACACCCTCGGTCTCATCAAGTGGATTCTCTCACAGACAGGCTCTGCAGAAGTGTGGGTGTCATCCTATTCTACCTCCGAGGAGTTCCTCCGTGGGTTCCGCCTGATGCGGCAGTCTGACAGCATCCGTTCGGCAAAGATGCTGCTCGATGTCAAGGCGAGCAAGAAGACCGTGCAGCTTTGGCGCATGATGCAGGCATGCTTCGACGAGGTCTATCTGGGTGAGAACCACTCTAAGGTGATCCTCTTCAGAGCCGCCGATTGCGTGGCGTCGGTCGTCACCTCACAAAACCAGACCTATGGTAGCCGTGATGAATCGACCATCGTCACTACAGAGCCACAAGTCTTCTATGATCTGCTCCATGGTTACCTGGAGCACTGTACTAACAAAAGTTTGAAAATCAATGGAAATTACACAGGAATTGATGAAAAACGTGCAAGACTTGGCAGAGACTTTGACTCCGATATCGGAGATGTCCGTCCTTTTGGATATTAA